A single Glycine soja cultivar W05 chromosome 14, ASM419377v2, whole genome shotgun sequence DNA region contains:
- the LOC114383850 gene encoding uncharacterized protein LOC114383850, giving the protein MEHKAYWALKFLNFDEALSGENRKLQLLELEEMRLNAYESSRLYKEKVKAYHVKKLLKKDFRPGQQVLLFNSRLKLFSGKLKSKWSRPFTIKEVKPYGAVELFNPQSETPDKTWILNGQRLKLYHGGNIERLTIIMQLQDP; this is encoded by the coding sequence ATGGAACACAAGGCATACTGGGCTctgaaatttcttaattttgatgAGGCTTTATCAGGAGAAAATAGGAAGTTACAACTCTTGGAACTGGAGGAAATGAGATTGAATGCGTATGAGTCTTCAAGGTTGTAcaaagaaaaagtgaaggccTATCATGTCAAGAAGCTACTCAAGAAGGACTTTAGGCCAGGACAACAAGTGTTGCTGttcaattcaagattgaaattgTTTTCAGGCAAGCTAAAGTCTAAATGGTCTAGACCTTTCACCATTAAAGAAGTCAAACCATATGGAGCAGTGGAATTATTCAACCCTCAATCAGAAACTCCGGACAAAACATGGATACTAAATGGTCAGAGGTTAAAGCTGTACCATGGTGGGAACATTGAGAGGCTGACCATCATTATGCAATTACAAGACCCTTGA